In Altererythrobacter aquiaggeris, the genomic stretch AATAATGAAGAAAATTCTGGTCGTTGTGGTGCTTGTTGCGGTTATCGCGGCATATTTCCTGTTCGATCTTGGCCAATATCTCTCGCTTGACGGCATCAAAGGCGTCGCCGCCCAGGCTGACACTACTTATCAGGACAATCCCGCACTGGTGATCGGGGTGTTCTTCGTCGTCTATGTCGCCGTTGCCGCCGCCTCGCTGCCGGGCGCTGCGGTGATGACGCTGGCGGCTGGCGCGCTGTTCGGCGTGCTGGTCGGCACGGTTGTGGTCAGCTTTGCTTCTACACTCGGGGCGACGCTTGCCTTTCTTGCCAGCCGGTTTGTGCTGCGCGACACGATCGAGAGCAAATTCGGCCAGCGGCTGAAAACCATGAACGAAGGGCTGGAACGCGACGGTGCGTTTTACCTGTTCACTATCCGGATGATCCCGCTGTTCCCGTTTTTCGTCGTGAACCTGCTGATGGGGCTGACGCGGATCAAAACCTGGACTTACGCATGGGTAAGCCAGATCGGTATGCTGCTTGGCACAATCGTTTACGTGAACGCAGGGACCCAGCTCGCGCAGATCGACAGCCTTTCGGGCATCGCTTCACCCATGGTGATCGGCAGCTTCGTGCTGCTGGGCATCATGCCCTGGATTGCCAAGGCGATCATCGGCTGGTTGCAGCGCCGCCGAGTTTACAAGGGCTTTGAGCGGCCCGGATCATACGACCGGAATATGGTGGTGATCGGTGCGGGGTCTGCCGGGCTGGTTTCCGCCTATATTGCAGCCATGGTGAAAGCCAAGGTGACATTGGTCGAAGCGCACAAGATGGGCGGCGACTGCCTCAACACCGGCTGCGTGCCCAGCAAGGCGCTGATCAAGACGGCGCGAGTAGCCGACATGATCCGCCACGCCGACCGTTACGGCCTCAAAGCCGCCGAACCCGAAGTTCCGTTCCGTGAAACCATGAAACGGGTGCGCGGCATCATCACCGACATCGAACCGCATGACAGTGTCGAGCGGTTTACCGGCCTCGGCGTCGATGTGGTTCAGGGCTATGCCAGAATCATCGACCCGTGGACGGTCGAAATCGCCCGCAATGATGGCGAAACACAGCGTTTGACGACCCGCTCCATCATCATCGCTTCGGGCGGCGAGCCATTTGTGCCGCCGCTGCCCGGGATCGACACTTCGGGCTATCTCACCAGCGACACCATGTGGGATGCATTTTCCGAAATGGACACGGTCCCGCGGCGCATCACCGTGCTGGGCGGCGGACCGATCGGCAGCGAACTGGCGCAGGCGCTCCAGCGGCTTGGCGCGCAAGTCACGCAGATCGAAATGGCAGACCGGCTGCTGGGCAAGGAAGACGTCGAGGTTTCCGAACTGGCGCAAAGCTCGCTCGAAGCGTCAGGCATCGATGTGCTGCTGGGACACCAGGCGGTTCGCATCGAAGCGGGCAACCGGCTGATTGCCGAACATGGCGGGTCGGAAAAGGCGGTCGAATTCGACTGCCTGATCGTTGCGGTCGGCCGCAAGGCGCGGCTGACCGGCTACGGCCTTGAAGAGCTGGGCATCGATACCGAGCGCACTGTCGTGACCGATGAATTTCTCCAGACCAAATTCCCCAACATTCTGGCAGCGGGCGACGTTGCGGGGCCGTATCAGTTCACTCACGTGGCCAGCCATCAGGCATGGTTTGCTTCGGTCAACGCCCTGTTCGGCCAGTTCAGGAAATTCAAGGCCGATTACCGCGTCATCCCGTGGACGACCTTTATCGATCCCGAAGTTGCACGGGTCGGTTTGAGCGAGGCCGAAGCACAAGAGCAGGACATTGCTTACGATGTCACGCGTTACGACCTCGACGATCTCGACCGGGCAATTGCCGAAAGCGCAACAGCCGGCTTCGTCAAAGTGCTGACTGTGCCGGGCAAGGACAAAATCCTCGGCGTTACCATTGTGGGCGATCATGCGGGCGAATTGCTGGCCGAATATGTGCTGGCCATGAAACACGGCTTAGGGCTCAACAAGATCCTCGGCACGATCCACACCTATCCGACGTGGGCCGAGGCGAATAAATACGCGGCGGGCGAATGGAAAAAGGCCAGAAAGCCTGAAAAACTGCTGGCCTATGTCGAGAAATACCACGCATGGCGGCGCGGTTGATGCCGGCTGAGCAGCGGAGAAATTTGATGAAAGCAGTTTCACTGGCGTTTGTGCGCGTTGCCACCGGGCTGACCGCTGTTTGCGAGCGCGGCATTTTCGATTGCGCCAATGCCTTCGCCCGCAAGAACGCTGCAAACTAGCGCATGGAAGTGCTGCAACAGCTTCAGGGCCTGATCGGCATTGCTCTGCTGCTCCTGCTTGCATGGGGCATTTCGGAAGACCGCAGCGCGCGGCCAAGCTGGCGGTGGATCGGTGCGGCGCTTGGCGTGCAATTGTTGCTGGCAGCCGTGATCCTGCGCGTGCCTTTCGTCTGGGATGTCATGGTGCTGGCCAATCACGGTGTGACGGCTATCGAACAGGCAACGCTGGCCGGCTCGTCCTATATGTTCGGCTATCTGGGCGGGGGCGAGCTGCCCTTTGCGCTGCAAAATCCGGACGCGGCACCGCTGATCATCGCATTCCAGATATTGCCGCTGGTGATCGTGTTTTCCGCGCTCGCCGCATTGCTGTGGCATTGGGGCGTGCTGCAATGGCTGGTGCGCGGGCTGTCATGGGCGCTGCAGCGCACATTGGGTGTCAGCGGCGTCGTGGGCCTGTCGGGCGGCGCGAACATGTTCCTCGGCGTGGTGGAAAGTCCGCTGGTGGTGCGCGCCTATTTCGAGAAAATGAGCCGCGCAGAATTATTTGCGGTGATGGTGCTGGCCATGTCGACCATCTCCGGCGCAATCCTGATCCTTTATGCAACCACGCTGTCCAAGGTGGTGCCCGATGCGGTGGGGCATATGATTTCCGCGTCGCTGATCTCGCTTCCCGCCGCGGTGTTGCTCGCCAAGATCATGGTGCCGGGCGAAGGCCACACAGCGGAGGACCGCGAAGAGCCGGGGCTGAAATATGACGGTTCAATCGATGCGATAGTCAAAGGTACGATGGACGGGATGCAGCTGTTTCTGGCGGTAATCGCGATCATTATCGTGGTGTTCGCACTGGTTGCGCTGGCCGACCAGATGCTGACCGTGCTGCCATTTGTGGGTGACGAACCGATTACGGTAAAGCGCTTGTTCGGCTGGCTGTTTGCGCCCGTAATGTGGACGCTGGGCGTACCGTGGGAGCAATCGCAGGCTGCGGGCGCATTGATGGGGACCAAGTCGATCCTTAATGAATATGTGGCTTATCTGGAACTTGCCGCACTGCCCGCCGGCACCTTCGATCCGCGCGCCAGGCTGATCGTAACCTACGCGCTGTGCGGGGTCGCCAACCTGGCGAGCGTCGGCTTGCTGGTATCGACCATCGGAACGCTTGCCCCCAGCCGCCGCGCGGAGGTTGCGGGATTGGGTATCAAAAGCTGGATTGCGGGCAACTGTGCCTCTGCGATGACCGGCGCCTTCATCGGTATCGTGACGATAAACTGAGATGTTCGATGCCAAACTCCGCCCGTTGATCGATCCGCCGCTGAATGCGGTAGGGCGCGGCCTGGCAAAGGCCGGGATTGGCGCGAACACCGTAACATTTGTCGGCCTCGTAATCGGGCTGCTGGGCGCTGTTGCTCTTGTTTACGAGCAGTTCGGGCTTGGCCTCGGGCTAATCTTGGCCAACCGGATTATCGACGGGCTGGACGGCGCGGTGGCGCGCGTAAACGGCCCGACCGATCTGGGCGGATATTTCGACATTGTCGCGGATTTTGCATTTTATGTCTCGGTCCCGCTCGCCTTCGGCATTGCCCATCCGGCTGATGCGCTGCCCGCGCTGGTGCTGGTCGCGAGTTTCGTGCTCACCGGCACCAGCTTCCTTGCCTTTGCCGCGATAGCTGCCAAACGCGGCGAGACGACCAACGCACATGGCCGCAAGAGCTTCTTTTATTCGACAGGGCTGGCCGAAGGAGCCGAAACCATCGCGGTGTTTGCCGCCATGTGCATCTGGCCCGGTCACTTTGCCGTGCTGGCCTATAGCTACGCCGCGCTGTGCGGCCTGACGGTGATCCAGCGGAGCGTTGTGGCTGCCAGACAATTCGGCGAGCGCTGACCGGCCGCCCGAGCGGCAGCCGCGGGCCGCGGCTTATGCGGCGGTTTCGATCTGCTCGCCCAGTTCGAGCCATTCGGCCTCGAGCGTATCGAGCTGTGTACCCAGTTTGCCGCGCCGTTCGGCCAATTCGCCCATCGAAAGGTTTGCGAATTCGGGCGCGGCGCTGGCCGGTTCGAACATCGCCCGGTCCAGGCCGGAGCATTGTTGCTGCAAGCTGGCGATGTCTTTTTCCGCCGCTTTCATCCGTGCCTGAATTTCGCGCTTGGCGGCGCGCTGCTTGGCCGCGGCCTTTTTATCTTTCTTGCTGCCTTTGGGCTTGTCACCGCCCGCTTTGGGCTGGTTCCGGCCAAGCACGAAATCGATATAATCTTCCATGCTGCCGTCATATTCGCGGGCCAGACCTTCATCGACCAGCACCAGCCGGTCAGCGGTCAGTTCCACCATATGCCGGTCATGGCTGATCAGGATCACCGCACCGTCATAATCGTTGAGCGCCTGCACCAGCGCCTCGCGCGCATCGACATCGAGGTGGTTGGTCGGCTCGTCCAGGATCAGCAGATGCGGCGCATCGCGCGTGATCAGCGCCAGCGCCAGCCGCGCCCGTTCGCCGCCCGACAGTTTCGCGACCTGCTGCGTTGCGCGATTGCCCGAAAATCCGAACCGCCCCAGCTGGCCCCTGACCGCGCCGGGGCTCTGCCCCTTCATCGCACGCGTCATATGTTCCAGCGGCGTGTCCCCGGTCGCTAATTCCTCGACCTGATACTGCGTGAAATAGCCCACCCGCATTTTGCCCGAAGAATGCATTTCGCCTTCCATCGGCGGCAATTGGGCGGCCAGCAGCCGCGCAAGCGTGGTCTTGCCATTGCCGTTGCGGCCCAGCAGCGCGATCCGGTCGTCAGGATCGATCCGCAGATTGAGCCGCTTCAGCACCGGCGCGTCCGCCGCATAGCCGACAGCCGCCAGATCGAGCGTGATCAGTGGCGGTTTGAGCTCGCTGGGATCGGGGAAATGGAAACTGAGTGAAGGGTCTTCCATCATCGCGGCAATCGGCTGCATCCGCGCCAGCATCTTGGCGCGCGACTGCGCCTGTTTGGCGGTTGATGCGCGGGCCGAATTGCGCGCGACATAATCCTGCAGGCGTGCACGCTGCGCGTCTTGCGATGCTGCGGCCGCTTCCAGTTGCGCCGCGCGTTCGGCGCGCTGTTTTTCAAACTCGTCATAGCCGCCGGGATACAGCGTCAGCTTGCCGCCTTGCAGGTGGAGAATATTGTCGACGACATTGTTAAGCAGATCGCGTTCGTGACTGATGATCACCACGGTCGCAGGATAGCTTTTGAGGAAATTTTCAAGCCACAGTGTCGCCTCGAGGTCGAGGTGGTTCGACGGTTCATCGAGCAGCAGCACATCGGGCTGCGAAAACAGCAGGGCGGCCAGCGCCACGCGCATTTTCCAGCCGCCCGAAAAATCGCTCAGCGGCTGTTCCTGCATCGCTTCGTCGAACCCCAGCCCCATCAGGATGCGGGCCGCGCGCGAGGGGGCACTGTAGGCATCGATCGCTATCAGCCGCTCATGCAGATCGCCCAGCCGGTTCGGATCGGTGCAGGTTTCGGATTCCTTCAACAGCCGCGCACGTTCTGTGTCCGCGGCCAGCACGGTGTCTGCCGGCGTGGCTGAGCCATCGGGGGCATCCTGCGCGATATAGCCCAGCTTCGTCCGTTTCGGCATGGAGATCGCGCCGTCATCGGGTTCGATCTCGCCGATCATCGCCTTCATCAGCGTCGATTTACCCGCGCCATTGCGGCCGATCAGCCCCACACGTGCGCCAACCGGGACGGAGGCAGTCGCCTTGTCGAGGATAATCTGGCCGCCAAGCCGCACGGTAAGGGAATCGATTGTCAACATTGCCGGCGCGCCTAACAGCATGATGGCATATGCCAAAGCATTTCGGTAAGCGGGCAGCATGAAATCCCGCCTGATCCTGTTTAACAAACCGTTCGGAGTGCTGTCCCAGTTCACCGACCGGCGATCACCCACCGCGCGGCCAACGCTGTCAGCCTATATCGATTTGCCGGGCGTTTATCCGGCGGGCAGGCTCGACAAGGATAGCGAGGGTTTGCTGATGCTGACCGATGACGGGCAGCAGCAGGCACGTATCGCCGACCCCAAATTCAAAATGCCCAAAACCTATTGGGCGCAGGTCGAAGGCGAACCGGGCGGGGCCGCGCTGGACAAATTACGCCGGGGCATCCGTCTGAAGGACGGGATGACCGCACCGGCAGAAGTCGATGCGATTACGCCGCCCGATGTGTGGCCGCGCGATCCGCCGGTAAGGTTTCGCAAGACCGTAGCCGACAGCTGGCTGCGGCTGACCATCCGCGAAGGCAAAAACCGGCAAGTGCGGCGGATGACGGCGGCAGCCGGGTATCCGACATTGCGGTTGATCCGCTGGAGCGTGGGCGACTGGTCGCTGGACGACCTGACCCCCGGCACTTGGCGCGACGCATAGGCATCACGCGAAGTGGCGGCGCGCAGTTGCCGGCCGGCAAACACCGCGCTTGTATTTGCGGGGCGCCTTTCTATTCATGATAACCGGCCGCGCACGCAACATCGGCCTGGAGAACGATATGAAGCTGTTTGGGTATTATCGCAGTTCGACCAGCTATCGCTTGCGAATTGCGCTTAATCTCAAAGGGCTGGAATATGATCAGTCACCCGTCAATCTGCTCGAATCGGAGCAACGCGGGCAGGATTTCAGTGCGCGCAACCCGTTTGCATCGGTGCCGATGCTGGAGGCTGGCGGGCGTGACCGGGCGCAAAGCGTGGCAATTCTCGAATGGCTGGACGAGGTTTATCCCGCCAATCCGCTGTTACCCGCCGATGTCGAACAGAGATTTACCGCGCGCGAGCTGGCTTACGCGATTGCTACCGAATTACACGCGCCGCTGAATTTGCCCGTGCTGCAATATCTGGGCCGCGAGTTCGGACAGGATCAGGAAAGTGTCGCCACATGGTACCGCCATTGGCTGGCCAAAACACTTGTCCCGGTCGAGGCGCGGCTGAAACAGCTGCAAGCGGGCGATTTCCTGTTCGATGCACCCGGCTTGTTCGAAGTTGTCATGATCCCGCAAATCTACAACGCCAGCCGGTTTGATTTCGATCTGGCCGCCATGCCGCATATCCGCCGGATCAACGCCGCCTGCACCCGGCTGCCGCAGTTCAAGGCGGCCCACCCCGACCTCCAGCCCGACAATTCGCAAAGGAAAGAAACATGAAACTAGCCACGCTGAACGATGGTACCCGCGACGGAAAACTGGTGGTCGTTTCCAAAGACCTGACGCGGTACTGTCTGGCGGATAATATCGCACCCACGCTGCAGGCTGCGCTGGATGACTGGGACACGCATGCCCCCGATCTGGAGGCGCTGTACCGCGATGTGGAACATCAGGCGGTGCCGTGCGAACGGTTTCATGAAAGAGAAGCACATTCGCCGCTGCCGCGCGCGTACCAATGGGCCGACGGCAGCGCCTATATCAACCATGTCGAGCTTGTCCGGCAGGCCCGCGGTGCAGAAGTGCCGCAGAGTTTTTACACCGACCCGCTGATGTATCAGGGTGGTTCCGATGCGTTTCTGCCGCCGCGCGGCGACATCGCGTTGGGCGATCCGGCGTGGGGCTGCGATATGGAAGGTGAAGTCGCGGTCATCACGGGTGACGTGCCGATGGGGGTTTCGGCAGATGAGGCAGCCGATCACATAAAACTGGTGATGCTGGTAAACGATGTTTCGCTGCGCGGCCTGATCCCGGCCGAACTGGCCAAGGGCTTCGGCTTTTTCCAGTCAAAACCGCCAAGCGCATTTTCGCCCGTTGCGGTCACACCCGACGAGTTGGGCGATGCCTGGCAGGGATCGGTCATCCACCTGCCATTGCAAGTGGATTACAATGGCGAGCCATTCGGCCGCGCGAATGCCGGAGAGGATGCGACATTCAACCTCGCACAACTGGTCGCCCACGCCGCCAAAACCCGCCCGCTTACCGCCGGAACGATTATCGGCTCGGGAACAGTTTCGAACAAGGGGCCGACCGGCGATCCCGGCAAACCATGCAGCAAAGGCGGCTTGGGATATTCCTGTATCGCTGAAATCCGCATGATCGAGACGATCGAAAGCGGGGAAGCCAAAACGCCGTTCATGTCAGCGGGCGACAAGGTGCGGATCGAAATGCTCGACAAGGAAGGGCGGTCGATATTCGGCGCGATCGAACAGGATGTGGTCGCCATTTGAAAATGGCTGCAAGCCCGAAGCGGTTGCGGCGGAACACAGCATTGGGCATGGGCGTTGCATATTCGTACATTTAACCCGCGCAGCGTTCAATTACAGGTAACATACGGATTATGGCGAAGACAAAACCACTCGACGGCAAACTGGTCGTTCTGCTTGGCGGGAGCGGCTTTTTCGGCACGCATGTGGCGCAGGATTTGCTTGAACAGGGTGCCCGGCTGCGGATTGCCAGCCGCAATCCCAAGGCTGCCTTTCATCTGAAACCATTGGCCAATCTGGGGCAGATCCAGTTTGTCCGCTGCGACATTACCAAACCTGACAGTATCGCCTTGGCCGTCGGCGGCGCGGATGGCGTTGTCAATCTGGTCGGCGAATTCAAGGGCGATCTGGTTGCAATCATGGGCGACGGTGCGGGCAACGCTGCGAAAGCGTCCAGGGAAGCGGGTGCGGCGGCATTCGTGCAAGTCAGCGCCATTGGCGCGGATGCCAATTCGGAGGTCGATTATGCCCGGGCCAAGGCGATTGGCGAACAAGCGGTTCTGGCCGCATTTCCCGCTGCGACGATCCTGCGCCCGCCGGTCCTGTTTGGCGAGGATGATGATTTCATCAACATGTTCGCCAAGCTGATTTCCACCTTTCCGGCGCTGCCCGTGTTTGCACCCGATGCCAAGCTCCAGCCGCTGCATGTCGATGATGCCGCCGCCGCAGTGGTTGCGGCGCTTGCCGATCCGGCGAAACACGGCGGCAAGATTTACGAGATTGCCGGCCCTGCCGTGATGACAATGGCCCGCATCAACCGCGCCATCGCTGCGGCACAGAACCGCAATACCACGTTCATCGAATTGCCCGATTTCATTTCCGAAGGTTTTGCCAGTGCCACGGGTTGGTTGCCCGGCGCGCCGATCAGCCGCGACCAGCTGACTTTGCTGCAACAGGGCAGCGTTCCTTCGGGCGATTTTCCCGGAATTGCCAAGCTGGGCATCACCCCGCGCCCGCTGGAACTGTATCTGGACCGCTGGATGACCCGTTACCGCAAGCACGGCCGGTTTGGCGTGGCGCGGGTCAGCACGCCGGTGGATGATGGCGGTTTAGGTTAGCGGTTCCACGAGCAAATCGGACCCGGCAGCGCCGGTGATCCGGACACGGGTGCCAATGGCGAGGTCTGCGCCGCGTGCGATCCATTGGCTGTCGCCAACCTGCACCTTGCCGCTGCCGCCTTCGATTGGCACCACGACCACTGCGGTTTCGCCAACCATCCGGCTGAGCCGTTTGTTCATCATCGGATCGGCTTCGCGGATCGGCCTGTCCTGCAGGAACCGCTTGGCGGCATAGACTGTAGCCACCGCAATGACGGAAAAGACGATTACCTGAAGCGCCAGACCCAGCCCGAAAGCCCAGGTCAGCAGACCCGCGGCCAAAGCCGCCAGCGCCAGCCAGATCAGATAGACCCCCGGCACCACCACCTCCAGCGCAGCCAGCAGCAGACCAATGCCGATCCATACCCAGTGGGCGTCCAGATTTTGTAGCGTTTCCATCAGCTGCTCCGCGGCGGCGAACGCGGCACACTGGCGCGCGGCGCAGCCGGTGCCCCGCCACCTGATCCGCCACCTGATCCGCCGCCATTACTTTCCATCATGCCCTTGGCCAATTCGCCAATTCCGCCCAGCGTTCCGATCAGCTGGGTAGCTTCGACCGGGAACAGGATAGTTTTGGCATTGGGCGATGTTGCAAAACCGGCAATTGCCTTGGTGTATTCCTGCGCGATGAAGTAATTGATCGCCTGATTGCCGGAACTGGCGATGGCATCCGACACGACCTGCGTGGCGCGCGCTTCTGCCTCGGCTGCACGTTCGCGGGCTTCTGCATCGCGGAAGGCTGCTTCCTTGTTACCCTCTGCGGTCAGGATGGCGGACTGCTTGTCGCCTTCTGCGCGCAGGATGTTGGAGGCACGGTCGCCTTCGGCCTCGAGAATTTCGGCACGCTTCAGGCGTTCCGCCTTCATCTGGCGCGCCATCGCTTCGGAAATATCGACCGGCGGGCGGATATCCTTGATTTCGACGCGGGTGATCTTGATCCCCCACGGCGAGGTTGCCTGATCGACCACCACCAGCAGCCGGGCGTTGATCTCGTCACGCTTCGACAGCGTTTCATCGAGGTCCATGCTGCCCATCACGGTCCGCAGATTGGTGGTCGTGAGCGCCATGATCGCCTGATACAGGCTGGAAACCTCGTAAGCCGCCTTGCCCGCATCCAGCACCTGGAAGAACACGACTGCGTCCACACCGACCATGGCATTATCGGCGGTGATGATTTCCTGTCCGGGGATATCGAGCACCTGCTCCATCATGTTCACCTTGTGACCGACACGATCGACGAACGGGACCAGAAAATGCAGGCCGGGCTGCGCGGCGAGCGTGAATTTGCCCAGCCGTTCGATCGTATAGACGAAGCCCTGTTTGACGACGCGCACCATCGAAAACAGCACGGCGACAACCAGAACGATCACCATCAGCAGGACACCGAATTCCATAAATTTCTCCGTTTATTTTGCGGCATCCTACGTGAGTTGTCGCCGGCGGCCAAGTGGGTGTGGGCGGGTGCGTTGCGGTGTTTCTAAAGCCCCGCGTATAGCGCCAGCTTGTCGGCATAGGCCTTTTCCGCTGCCGCTTGCGCGTAGGACGGGCTGTCGAGCACGGTCCAGCCGTGATCGCCGGCATAGACATCGACCTTTGCCGGGCGGCCTGCCGCCGCCGCGGCCTCCGCAAACCGGACCTTGTTTTGCGGATCTTTGACGTCATCGTTTTGCGCCACGGCGATCAGATAGCTGGCCGATGTGCCGCCCAGAACCTTGTGCGGGCTCATATCCTCGTCGGTGACCAGACCGCCGCCGTGGAAGCTGGCAGCCGCCTTCACACGCCCCGCGACTGCGGCGGTGCTCCACACGGTGAAAGGTCCGCCCATACAGTACCCTTCTGCTGCGATGCCGCGCGACGTATCGACGGCGCGCTGTGCATCGAGCCATGATACGATCGCGCGCGTGTCGCTCATGATTGCCTGCGTGGTAAGTTTTTTGCGCCATGGGCCGACCTTGTCCCAGCCGCCCTGCATAAAGGTGGCGAAATCGGCGAATTGCGGCGCCTTGCTGTCGCGGTAATAGGGGTTTACGACCAGTACGGCATAACCATCGGCAGCGGTCCGGCGGCCCATCATCAGGAACGAATCGCGCAGCGAAGCGATATCGGGCCAGCAGATCACGGCAGGATGCTTGCCCGATGCCGGCGCAATAAACACCGCATCCATCGTGCCGTCAGCCGTGGTGATGGTAACCGCCGTTTCGGTCAGGGCGCGCGCGCTATTGTTTCCCATATTCCCGTCCACACCCGCACAGGCGGCCAGCGTTGCGGCCGCACCCGCCGCGCCGATCACGCCGAACTGGCGGCGGCTCAGCGCCCGCCAGCCATCGGTACGGCGCTTCATTTCGGCAAGGTCCATTTCTTCGCACATGATCGGGCACTCCGGATTGTTGAATGATTTGAGCGGCAGGATAGCAGCGCAGGGCCCCGCGTCCAGTCAGTCGGTATGCCCGCTTTATCAACAACGGACTCGCCATGCGCCGCGCAAATGTGCAGGATAGGTTCGGGATTAAAACCGGATCGCGCAAAAGCCGGCCGGATTGAAGGATGCTGTCTATGAACCGTCTGGCTTTGATCATCGCTGCGCTATGTCTGCCGCTTGCTGCTTGCGGCTCCGGCGCTCCCGCGCAATCGCCGCTGGCGACCGAAGGCGTCACCGATGCGATGATTGCGGCGGGTAACGGCGATGAGTGGCTGACATATGGCGGCGGCTATGACGAGCAGCGGTTTACCCCGCTCACGCAAATCACTGCGGATAATGTCGGCGAACTGGGGCTGGCATGGTCGGCCGATCTCGACACGGCGCGCGGTCAGGAAGCCACCCCGCTGATGCATGACGGCACGCTGTATATCTCCACCGCATGGAGCATGGTGAAAGCCTATGATGCCAGAACCGGCGCGCTCAAATGGTCTTATGACCCTGAAGTCCCGCGCGAAACGCTGGCGCGCGTATGCTGCGATGCGGTGAACCGCGGGGTCGCGCTATATGGTGACAAGGTGTACGTCGCCGCGCTGGATGGCCGGCTGATTGCGATCGACATGGCAGACGGCAAGGAAGTCTGGGCCAAAACCATCGTGCCCGATCAGGAAAGTTACGCGATTACCGGCGCGCCGCGTATCGCCAATGGCAAGGTGCTGATCGGCAGCGCGGGTGCGGAATATCGTGCGCGCGGTTCGATTGCTGCATTCGACGCGCAAACCGGCGACGAATTGTGGCGGTTCCATACCGTGCCCGGCAATCCGGCAGACGGTTTCGAAAATGACGCGATGGAGATAGCCGCCAAAACATGGGCCGGCGACTGGTGGGAATTTGGCGGCGGCGGAACCGTATGGGATTCGATCACTTTCGATCCGGGCACCAACCTGGTTTATTTCGGTACGGGCAATGCCGAACCGTGGAACCCCAAGACCAATGACCGCGGGCTTGGCGATGCGCTTTACACTTCCTCCATCGTCGCGGTGGATGCCGATACCGGCAAATATGCGTGGCATTTCCAGGAAACCCCCGAAGACCGCTGGGATTTCGATTCCAACGCGCAAATCACCGTGGGCAATCTGGAAATCGAGGGCGAACAGCGCCGCGTTGTGATGCACGCGCCGAAAAACGGATTTTTCTATGTGCTTGATGCCAAGACGGGCGAATTCCTTTCGGGCGAAGCGTTTGTACCGGTGAACTGGGCCAGCGGGCTGGACCCGGAAACGGGCCGCCCGAATATCTTACCCGAAGCGCGCTACGAACAAACCGGCGAAGTGTTTCTGGGCACGCCGGGTCTTTATGGCGGCCACACCTGGCATCCGATGAGCTACAGCCCCCAATCGGGGCTGATGTATATCCCCATCAACAACACGCTGATGCCTTACCTCGCCGACGAGGAGTTCAAGGGCACTGAAATGGGTATGCAGCTGGGCATCGACGTCGCCACCGTTGCCATGCCCGCCGACAAAGCCGCGCGGCAGGCGGCGCTGGATGCCACCACCGGCGCGCTGCTGGCCTGGGATCCTGTGACACAGCAAGAAGCATGGCGTGTCGCCTATCCCGGCCCGTCGAATGGCGGCACACTTTCCACTGCTGGCAATCTGGTTTTCCAGGGCACCGCAGGCGGCGAATTCCGTGCCTATTCTGCCGA encodes the following:
- a CDS encoding PQQ-dependent dehydrogenase, methanol/ethanol family, which translates into the protein MNRLALIIAALCLPLAACGSGAPAQSPLATEGVTDAMIAAGNGDEWLTYGGGYDEQRFTPLTQITADNVGELGLAWSADLDTARGQEATPLMHDGTLYISTAWSMVKAYDARTGALKWSYDPEVPRETLARVCCDAVNRGVALYGDKVYVAALDGRLIAIDMADGKEVWAKTIVPDQESYAITGAPRIANGKVLIGSAGAEYRARGSIAAFDAQTGDELWRFHTVPGNPADGFENDAMEIAAKTWAGDWWEFGGGGTVWDSITFDPGTNLVYFGTGNAEPWNPKTNDRGLGDALYTSSIVAVDADTGKYAWHFQETPEDRWDFDSNAQITVGNLEIEGEQRRVVMHAPKNGFFYVLDAKTGEFLSGEAFVPVNWASGLDPETGRPNILPEARYEQTGEVFLGTPGLYGGHTWHPMSYSPQSGLMYIPINNTLMPYLADEEFKGTEMGMQLGIDVATVAMPADKAARQAALDATTGALLAWDPVTQQEAWRVAYPGPSNGGTLSTAGNLVFQGTAGGEFRAYSADTGKQLWSFAAQTGIIAAPMSYSIDGEQYVAILAGWGGLWDLNSGLLSDKSGRAPNISRLLVFKLGADGELPPPPPLSELVLDPPAFKGTPEQVALGGKLYAQNCSACHGDAAIGGRLNPDLRHSGTIGREEAIRAIVIDGALKHNGMVSFKRNVDAADAEAIRQYLIKRANEDKALEIAAR